From Bacteroidales bacterium, one genomic window encodes:
- a CDS encoding HDIG domain-containing protein, which yields MEGINIQKTKAILRSGGVYLTFGVAFIIMLLFYPVEGKFKYQYRKGAPWMYETLTTPIDFPILKTQQELAAEKNEAAANIVPYYTLSQSVVNDKIAELAKENYKYRLRSSLLEVIEGAMRKVYAAGILPDRALADKTIFVQSGRTTSQEMESDLYTVTKATKFLKSEVFANFPSINSDSLMRAIKAQELIVPNLNYDKKTTEILHKQAIDYISPTKGMMYSGQLIVTKGETVTADIEQLLDSYKAEYKKSLGYSGNIYVLELSHVIIIIALLLLIYFALYFSDIEIFRHQNQLNFIMFICCLNFVVPMLVRLINPALLYLVPFAVTTLFMAAFVKNRVVIPIYLVSMLPLILIAENGVELFVINSLSGIIALISFSVFGTGWMQFVNSLFIFTGLTIVHIGFSLLSNGTLVEEDTVTIFYLFLNALLTVAVYPFVFLFEKLFYMVSVSTLRDLSDTNSTLMRELQRKAPGTFQHSLQVANLSERAVAAIGGNSRLVRVGAMYHDIGKMLNPQAFIENQAPGINYHTGLTPQESAAEIIKHVTNGVVLGKKYHLPQEVIDYIASHHGHSMTGYFYNVYCNNGGDPANVEPFTYNGSLPVTKEEVVVMMADAVEAASRTLKSFSAQSISDLVDEVLSHRLSPSQLAKANISYREINITTMVFKRQLQEMYHARIVYPKRNQN from the coding sequence ATGGAGGGCATAAACATACAGAAAACCAAGGCTATATTGCGCAGCGGCGGTGTCTATTTAACTTTTGGCGTTGCCTTTATCATCATGCTTCTTTTTTATCCTGTTGAGGGCAAATTTAAATATCAGTACCGCAAAGGCGCCCCGTGGATGTATGAGACACTTACCACTCCAATAGATTTTCCAATTCTTAAGACACAGCAGGAACTGGCTGCGGAAAAGAATGAGGCCGCGGCAAATATTGTTCCGTATTATACTCTCTCACAGTCTGTTGTAAATGACAAGATAGCGGAACTTGCAAAAGAAAATTACAAATACAGACTGCGTTCTTCTTTGCTTGAGGTGATTGAAGGCGCCATGAGAAAAGTGTATGCGGCTGGTATTCTTCCCGACAGAGCATTAGCCGACAAGACGATTTTTGTGCAGAGCGGCAGGACCACCAGCCAGGAGATGGAGTCTGATTTATACACTGTTACCAAGGCTACAAAGTTTTTAAAGTCTGAAGTATTTGCAAACTTTCCCTCTATAAATTCAGATTCACTTATGAGGGCAATAAAGGCTCAGGAACTTATTGTCCCAAATCTGAATTATGATAAGAAGACGACGGAAATCCTTCATAAACAAGCTATTGATTACATATCTCCTACAAAAGGAATGATGTATTCCGGTCAGCTGATTGTGACAAAAGGTGAGACTGTAACGGCCGATATAGAGCAGCTCCTTGATTCCTATAAAGCTGAGTATAAGAAGAGTTTGGGATATTCCGGAAATATTTATGTTTTGGAATTATCTCATGTAATCATCATCATCGCCCTTCTTCTGCTAATTTATTTTGCTTTGTATTTCTCTGATATTGAGATATTCAGACATCAGAACCAGTTGAACTTCATAATGTTTATATGCTGTCTGAATTTTGTGGTGCCGATGCTTGTGAGACTCATTAACCCGGCTCTTTTATATCTTGTGCCGTTTGCCGTTACTACTTTGTTTATGGCGGCATTTGTCAAGAACAGGGTTGTAATTCCAATATACCTTGTCTCCATGCTTCCGCTCATTTTAATTGCAGAGAACGGAGTGGAGCTTTTTGTTATTAACTCTCTGTCGGGAATAATTGCATTAATCTCATTTTCAGTGTTCGGCACTGGCTGGATGCAGTTTGTAAACTCGCTGTTTATTTTTACCGGGCTGACTATTGTGCATATAGGTTTTTCTCTCCTTTCAAATGGAACGCTTGTGGAAGAGGATACGGTTACAATTTTTTATCTGTTTTTAAATGCTCTGCTGACGGTTGCCGTCTATCCGTTTGTATTCCTGTTTGAAAAATTATTCTACATGGTATCCGTATCAACTCTAAGGGATTTGTCAGATACAAACAGCACTTTGATGAGAGAACTTCAGCGTAAAGCGCCAGGGACATTTCAGCACTCTTTGCAGGTTGCAAATTTGTCCGAGAGAGCAGTAGCAGCTATCGGAGGAAATTCCAGGCTGGTCCGCGTAGGTGCTATGTATCACGATATTGGAAAGATGTTAAATCCTCAGGCTTTTATAGAGAATCAGGCTCCGGGAATAAATTATCACACCGGACTTACCCCGCAGGAGAGCGCCGCAGAAATTATAAAACATGTTACAAACGGTGTTGTACTTGGAAAGAAATATCATCTGCCTCAGGAAGTAATAGATTATATTGCTTCACATCACGGGCATTCAATGACAGGATATTTTTACAATGTATATTGCAATAATGGCGGTGACCCGGCCAATGTAGAACCTTTTACTTATAATGGCTCTTTGCCTGTTACAAAGGAGGAAGTTGTTGTTATGATGGCAGATGCGGTTGAGGCCGCTTCCAGAACATTGAAGAGTTTCTCCGCCCAGAGTATTTCAGACTTGGTGGATGAGGTGCTCAGTCACAGGCTTTCGCCGTCCCAGCTGGCAAAGGCAAATATCTCATACAGAGAGATTAATATAACCACTATGGTATTCAAGAGGCAGTTGCAGGAGATGTATCACGCAAGAATTGTCTATCCAAAGAGGAATCAAAATTAG
- a CDS encoding DNA/RNA non-specific endonuclease: MNNLKNKNKPGNILSAAKMLRLLAAACITLIACTSFNFNNPFRHTQLSKSAKVKNWWSNVEQKKYYRVDFSTFYFVDADEFRRNPSGGYKYLADSINTLIQKVSDVNSRKGPWVAVFDNRKQFCGILSENMIVADAGKEKTEKNQVIMNMFLNTLHLPDAHYIVDGIDYYTDSLGRIKKVFCASVILKGRGRNRGSQHYSVTFKNGRPGLDDAGHLIPQQLYGPTEQINYVPQKKALNEGKIKTLETKAAKAKRAGYKVSYEIHILYHGVEKRPYGFENNFKAYDENGKMIQNVSGIFDNALE, from the coding sequence ATGAACAATTTAAAAAATAAGAACAAGCCGGGCAACATTCTCAGCGCCGCAAAGATGTTGAGATTGCTGGCGGCTGCATGCATTACATTAATAGCGTGCACATCATTTAATTTCAATAATCCTTTCAGGCATACGCAGCTTTCAAAATCCGCAAAGGTCAAAAATTGGTGGAGCAATGTGGAGCAGAAAAAATATTACCGCGTAGATTTCAGCACTTTTTATTTTGTAGATGCAGATGAGTTCCGCCGCAATCCTTCTGGAGGATATAAGTATCTCGCCGACAGCATAAACACGCTTATTCAAAAAGTCTCCGACGTAAATAGCAGGAAGGGACCGTGGGTTGCAGTTTTTGACAACCGCAAACAATTCTGCGGCATACTTTCTGAAAATATGATAGTTGCAGACGCAGGGAAAGAGAAGACTGAAAAGAATCAAGTTATAATGAATATGTTTCTTAATACGCTTCATCTCCCGGATGCGCACTATATAGTTGATGGAATAGATTACTATACAGACAGTTTGGGACGTATTAAAAAAGTTTTCTGCGCAAGCGTAATACTAAAGGGCAGAGGCAGGAACAGGGGCTCCCAGCATTATTCCGTCACATTTAAAAATGGGCGTCCGGGTTTGGACGATGCCGGCCACTTAATACCTCAGCAACTGTACGGGCCGACGGAACAGATAAACTACGTACCGCAGAAAAAAGCTCTTAATGAGGGCAAAATCAAGACATTAGAGACAAAAGCGGCAAAAGCAAAAAGGGCAGGATACAAAGTCTCCTATGAGATACACATACTTTACCACGGAGTTGAAAAACGTCCTTATGGATTTGAGAATAATTTCAAAGCCTATGATGAAAACGGGAAAATGATTCAGAACGTATCGGGCATTTTTGATAATGCATTAGAATAA
- the lnt gene encoding apolipoprotein N-acyltransferase — protein MKNLNLKLWMLGITSALLLSIPFIVPHTGLIMLVAFIPLFTAEYIATSHKKKNFWIIYYCVFFIWNLITTYWIFKATPGGAAAAIILNALQMAIIFRLFRWFRKIATGIFPYIIFMLMWVGWERVYQNVQISWPWLTLGNAFATSVKSVQWYSMTGALGGSLWILLMNLIFFRIIKFIVWKEEILQSSIVAAIFLFVPLIYSQFRYYTYKENSGYGVTKEVAILQPNIDPYNDKFGGLSNNQQDTILFRIAKEAVTPNTYLVFAPETFFSPDSKENILLENTPDSNKTYKAFKNFSLSHNVNFIWGAVTQFFYAPNNQSGMFEMNGELGNDAPSPTATNVAGALWYDNYNTAVFNNPNGNYDFYHKSKLVIMAESYPIFRNKVILQKFGIDMGGSYGSFGKQAERTVFTTSDGTKIGTAICYESIYGNFYRDYINKGAQLMSVITNDGWWGNTFGYRQHLSYARLRAIETRRDIARCANTGISAIINQRGDIVAQTNWWKKEFLNGEINVNNDITPFVKYGDLTGEISIWAALLFILLGIIHAIRKKDLINGII, from the coding sequence ATGAAAAATCTGAATTTAAAATTATGGATGCTTGGAATAACATCCGCACTTTTATTATCAATTCCATTCATAGTTCCGCATACCGGACTAATAATGCTGGTTGCATTTATTCCCTTATTTACAGCTGAATACATAGCCACATCGCATAAAAAGAAAAATTTCTGGATAATATATTACTGTGTGTTTTTTATCTGGAATCTTATAACAACTTACTGGATTTTCAAAGCTACGCCTGGTGGAGCCGCTGCTGCCATTATTTTGAACGCCCTTCAGATGGCTATCATTTTCAGGCTGTTCCGTTGGTTCCGGAAAATAGCGACGGGAATTTTTCCATATATAATTTTTATGTTAATGTGGGTTGGATGGGAACGCGTATACCAAAATGTTCAAATCAGCTGGCCTTGGCTGACGCTGGGAAATGCCTTTGCCACATCCGTTAAATCAGTTCAGTGGTACTCAATGACAGGTGCCCTTGGCGGCTCTCTTTGGATACTATTGATGAACCTGATATTCTTTAGAATTATCAAATTCATTGTTTGGAAAGAGGAAATACTTCAATCTTCTATTGTTGCCGCCATATTCTTATTTGTTCCGCTTATCTACTCTCAATTCCGTTACTACACATATAAGGAAAACAGCGGATACGGAGTAACAAAGGAAGTTGCTATTCTTCAGCCGAATATAGACCCATATAATGATAAATTCGGCGGACTTTCAAACAATCAGCAAGACACAATTCTTTTCCGTATTGCAAAGGAAGCCGTAACTCCAAATACTTATTTAGTTTTTGCACCTGAAACTTTTTTTTCACCAGACTCAAAAGAGAATATTCTTTTAGAAAATACTCCCGACAGCAATAAAACGTATAAGGCTTTCAAAAATTTTTCACTCTCACACAATGTTAATTTTATTTGGGGAGCCGTTACACAATTTTTCTATGCGCCTAATAATCAGAGCGGAATGTTTGAAATGAACGGAGAACTTGGAAACGATGCGCCGTCCCCTACCGCCACAAATGTTGCGGGAGCTTTGTGGTATGACAACTACAACACGGCAGTATTCAACAATCCAAATGGAAATTATGACTTTTATCATAAATCAAAGCTTGTGATTATGGCAGAATCATATCCTATTTTCCGCAACAAGGTTATACTTCAAAAGTTTGGCATTGATATGGGCGGCAGCTATGGCAGCTTTGGGAAACAGGCTGAAAGAACGGTATTTACAACATCTGACGGAACAAAGATAGGGACGGCGATTTGCTATGAATCTATATACGGGAATTTCTACAGAGATTATATTAACAAAGGTGCCCAGCTAATGTCCGTTATAACAAATGACGGATGGTGGGGAAACACCTTCGGATATCGCCAGCACTTAAGCTATGCCAGATTAAGGGCAATTGAAACTCGCAGAGATATAGCTCGTTGCGCAAATACGGGTATCTCCGCCATAATAAACCAAAGAGGAGATATTGTTGCTCAGACAAACTGGTGGAAAAAAGAATTTCTCAATGGAGAAATTAATGTTAACAATGATATTACTCCGTTTGTAAAATATGGAGATTTAACGGGTGAAATCTCAATTTGGGCAGCATTGCTTTTCATACTTCTTGGAATCATTCATGCCATCAGAAAAAAGGATTTAATCAACGGCATTATCTGA
- a CDS encoding RagB/SusD family nutrient uptake outer membrane protein yields MKKIFIILTLFAFTLSMTSCNKDFLDKKPLNAYSETDVFSNDAMCENFVNTMYFVIRIPYNEGTLAACTDEAYFRYGGSSTNYISRGEMDPSKIMYLNEGGSTHNTRNTFINIWNRVYTYVRYMNMFLEKIDNASAISTETKNRLKGEVYFLRGWAYGNLLQRIGGFPIVDKTYNIGDDYSIERGNFDECVKFIYADLDKAIELLPDKAATKGRACADAARAMKARVAMFAASPLFNDPTDPTDTPWHGAYSKDKWTTAKNAVYEVIKRAEAGAYSLDDTYDGYWTDVNSPEVIWASYILPTSQNYIYSTAAEQCYSFAQLLWAPAATFGGWTCVAPTENMVEEYEMKATGKRPFEDGSGFDPKNPYVGRDPRFYLSILYHGSQFKFNNGTKDSLVTIKIAKGATSAIKNDNFFSNSNGTQGTGYWIRKFLIWGGKVSEGQGDNPNVMYPWFRLAEFYLDYAECAYNLGDDATCRDYINKVRDRKDVMMPHVTESGTALQTRLYHERQIELAFENFRYFDVRRWKIAGVTERKMTYGIRIIKNNAEGTDLTYIMATKGANGEPDFTACQNASLAKLATTSHKDYRDFQPQHYLVPIPQNEITKSGGKLVQNPGY; encoded by the coding sequence ATGAAAAAAATATTTATTATACTTACACTGTTTGCATTTACGTTGTCAATGACATCTTGCAACAAAGATTTCTTGGACAAGAAACCCTTGAATGCTTATTCAGAGACAGACGTATTTAGCAATGACGCAATGTGCGAGAACTTTGTGAACACAATGTACTTTGTAATCCGCATTCCTTACAATGAGGGTACTCTTGCAGCATGTACAGATGAGGCATATTTCAGATATGGAGGTTCATCTACCAACTATATTTCCAGAGGCGAGATGGATCCCTCCAAAATTATGTACTTGAATGAAGGAGGTTCTACTCACAATACTCGTAATACATTCATAAATATCTGGAACAGAGTTTATACTTATGTCAGATATATGAATATGTTTTTGGAGAAGATTGATAACGCTTCAGCAATTTCTACAGAGACCAAGAACAGGCTAAAAGGTGAGGTTTACTTTTTAAGAGGATGGGCTTACGGCAATTTGCTTCAGAGAATTGGCGGCTTCCCAATAGTTGATAAAACATACAACATTGGAGATGACTATTCAATTGAAAGAGGCAATTTTGACGAGTGCGTTAAATTCATTTATGCGGATTTGGACAAAGCTATTGAGTTGTTGCCGGACAAGGCTGCGACAAAAGGAAGAGCTTGCGCAGATGCTGCCCGCGCTATGAAGGCAAGAGTAGCAATGTTTGCCGCATCTCCTCTGTTTAATGACCCAACTGATCCTACCGATACCCCTTGGCATGGCGCATACAGCAAAGATAAATGGACTACTGCTAAAAATGCTGTATATGAGGTTATTAAGAGAGCGGAGGCAGGCGCTTATTCATTGGATGACACTTATGACGGATATTGGACAGATGTTAATTCTCCTGAGGTAATATGGGCATCATACATTTTGCCAACTTCTCAGAATTATATTTACTCAACAGCTGCTGAACAGTGCTATTCATTTGCTCAATTGCTTTGGGCTCCTGCTGCTACTTTTGGTGGTTGGACATGTGTTGCTCCTACAGAAAATATGGTAGAAGAGTATGAAATGAAGGCTACAGGCAAGAGACCGTTTGAAGATGGTTCTGGTTTTGACCCTAAGAACCCTTATGTTGGAAGAGATCCAAGATTCTATCTTTCAATTCTTTATCATGGTTCTCAGTTTAAGTTCAACAATGGAACAAAGGATAGCCTTGTTACTATTAAAATTGCAAAGGGTGCTACCAGTGCTATAAAGAATGATAACTTCTTCAGTAATTCCAATGGTACTCAGGGTACAGGATATTGGATTAGAAAGTTCTTGATATGGGGCGGAAAAGTTAGTGAAGGTCAGGGAGATAACCCTAATGTTATGTATCCTTGGTTCCGTCTTGCAGAATTCTATCTGGATTACGCAGAGTGCGCATATAATCTGGGAGATGATGCTACCTGCCGTGATTATATCAATAAGGTAAGAGACAGAAAAGATGTAATGATGCCTCACGTAACTGAATCAGGTACAGCGCTTCAGACTAGATTATATCATGAGCGTCAGATTGAGCTTGCATTTGAAAACTTCAGATATTTTGATGTCAGAAGATGGAAGATTGCAGGAGTGACTGAGAGAAAGATGACCTATGGTATCAGAATTATTAAGAACAACGCGGAAGGCACTGATTTGACTTACATCATGGCAACAAAGGGTGCAAACGGAGAACCTGATTTCACTGCATGTCAGAATGCAAGTTTGGCTAAGCTGGCTACTACATCACACAAAGATTACAGAGATTTCCAGCCTCAGCATTATCTGGTTCCAATACCTCAGAATGAGATTACAAAATCAGGTGGAAAACTAGTCCAGAATCCTGGTTATTAG
- a CDS encoding TonB-dependent receptor yields MLYRGTNNASMQTAPSKTEPRTLEAIPQNKSIKGTVVNAADGTPVPGAVVQVVGTNKYATTDADGNFTINAGGKAISVQCLGFKTVTVSNLSDGMTIKMTAELVKLDDVVVVGYGSQKKVTLTGSVTSTKGETVEKNSSVNLSQGLAGRLPGVIINNRSGEPGADGTTIFIRGRSTLGDNSPLIIIDGIAGRENLDRINPEDIASITVLKDASAAIYGSRSANGVILVTTKRGNLDQKPVITFSYDLGIQHATRLLDLCDANQYAAAYNQANELDGVSDAYSADEIKAIRDGSNRVEYPNTNWFHEIIKPASFQHKFGITISGGSKSMNYFVSANGQMQDGIYRKSATKYDLAGFRANVDTRVAKNLKIGVDISGRQQHKDYSAFSSDNYGIFYMAARRSPLSTAYYPNGLVQSGTNPVVLVTDQTGYDKTTLDRLNTTATLRLDMPFVTEGLWVEAHAAYDWTSTFRKLWETPWWGYNYNKETGNYDHLLATGYFSTPALYEYYTTNHQMTLNATVNYDRTFFEKHHVSAMVGVEQNKYHQDYFMSANISYDSDAIDQLFAGSADNANFKVNGNAVETARRSYFGRLNYDYEGKYMVSAIFRYDGSENFPSGHRWGFFPGVSAGWRISEEPFIKDNFTWINNLKLRASYGEVGNDNISSFQYLTTFLSSNKPVFGNTTSSSIIPGTIPNLNVTWERAKTWNFGLDGTLWNGMLGFEVEVFKTKRSDILCTRNSTIPNYTGMSSSNLPDENIGKVENRGIEIQLSHSNNVGSDFYYRISANFTYARNKVIYMDETPWSTYDAAGNLVTDRSYMNQTGRPIGSGLYYHVIGMFRTQEDLDKYPHTKSQNLGDFILQDKDGDGQITSNDRYRSPYNTIPQIVYGITFEGKWKDFDFMVLLQGQGRARLDLGVNNDPAVGNILKSVYEDSYSLTNTTASKPKLRASYSGDYYLRKANFIRLKNVEVGYNFHGDFFSKIGISNLRFYIGGYNLLTISPLKEIDPETNSTDLQAYPQVRVFNTGVKVTF; encoded by the coding sequence ATGTTGTATAGAGGCACTAACAATGCTTCTATGCAGACGGCTCCTTCTAAGACTGAGCCTAGGACTCTAGAGGCAATTCCTCAAAACAAGTCTATTAAAGGTACTGTTGTAAATGCAGCTGACGGCACTCCGGTTCCCGGAGCAGTTGTTCAAGTTGTTGGTACCAACAAGTACGCAACAACTGATGCCGACGGTAACTTTACAATTAATGCCGGAGGTAAGGCTATCTCTGTTCAATGTCTTGGTTTTAAGACAGTAACAGTTAGCAACCTTTCAGATGGAATGACAATCAAAATGACAGCTGAATTGGTAAAACTTGATGATGTAGTTGTAGTCGGATATGGCAGCCAGAAAAAAGTCACTTTGACCGGTTCCGTCACTTCAACAAAAGGAGAAACTGTGGAGAAGAACTCTTCCGTTAACCTTTCACAAGGTTTGGCAGGACGTCTTCCCGGCGTTATCATCAACAACCGTTCAGGTGAGCCAGGAGCTGATGGTACAACAATATTCATCAGAGGACGCAGTACTCTGGGAGATAACAGCCCTCTTATCATCATCGATGGTATAGCAGGCCGTGAGAACTTGGACCGTATTAATCCTGAGGACATTGCAAGTATTACTGTTTTGAAGGATGCATCCGCTGCAATCTACGGTTCACGTTCTGCAAACGGTGTTATCTTGGTTACGACAAAGAGAGGCAACTTGGATCAGAAACCAGTTATTACTTTCAGTTATGATCTTGGTATTCAGCATGCTACAAGGCTTCTTGATTTGTGCGATGCTAATCAGTATGCAGCTGCATACAACCAGGCAAATGAACTTGATGGTGTTTCTGATGCGTATTCTGCCGATGAAATCAAAGCAATTAGGGATGGTTCCAACAGGGTTGAATATCCAAACACAAATTGGTTCCATGAGATTATTAAGCCTGCTTCTTTCCAGCACAAATTTGGTATTACTATTTCCGGCGGTTCAAAGAGCATGAATTACTTTGTATCTGCAAACGGACAAATGCAGGACGGTATCTACAGAAAGAGTGCAACTAAGTATGACTTAGCGGGTTTCCGCGCAAACGTTGATACAAGAGTGGCAAAGAATTTAAAGATTGGCGTTGATATCTCAGGCAGACAGCAGCACAAAGATTATTCAGCATTCTCTTCTGACAATTACGGTATTTTCTACATGGCTGCAAGACGTTCTCCTCTATCTACCGCATACTATCCTAACGGATTGGTACAGAGCGGTACAAACCCTGTTGTTTTGGTTACAGACCAGACCGGTTATGACAAGACAACTCTAGACCGTTTGAACACGACTGCAACATTGAGACTGGACATGCCTTTTGTTACTGAAGGTTTGTGGGTTGAGGCCCACGCGGCTTATGACTGGACATCTACTTTCAGAAAACTTTGGGAGACTCCATGGTGGGGCTACAACTATAATAAGGAGACTGGAAATTATGACCATCTTCTTGCTACCGGTTATTTCTCTACGCCAGCTCTTTATGAGTATTATACTACCAATCATCAGATGACTTTGAATGCTACTGTAAACTATGACAGAACATTCTTTGAGAAACATCACGTTAGCGCAATGGTTGGTGTTGAGCAGAACAAGTACCATCAGGATTATTTTATGTCTGCAAACATTTCTTATGATTCAGACGCAATAGATCAGTTATTTGCAGGAAGCGCGGATAATGCAAACTTTAAGGTAAATGGTAATGCGGTTGAGACTGCAAGAAGAAGTTACTTTGGCCGTTTGAATTATGACTATGAAGGCAAATATATGGTTTCTGCAATCTTCCGTTATGACGGTTCAGAGAACTTCCCTTCCGGACACCGCTGGGGCTTCTTCCCTGGAGTTAGCGCAGGATGGAGAATTTCTGAGGAGCCTTTCATAAAGGATAATTTTACTTGGATTAACAACTTGAAACTTAGAGCTTCATACGGAGAAGTTGGTAATGATAATATCTCTTCTTTCCAGTATTTGACAACTTTCTTATCTAGCAACAAGCCTGTATTTGGCAACACTACATCATCTAGTATTATTCCCGGCACAATCCCTAACTTGAACGTAACTTGGGAAAGAGCAAAGACTTGGAACTTTGGCTTGGACGGTACTCTTTGGAATGGAATGTTAGGTTTTGAAGTAGAGGTATTTAAGACAAAGAGAAGTGATATTCTTTGCACAAGAAACTCAACTATACCTAATTACACAGGAATGTCATCTTCTAACCTTCCTGATGAGAACATCGGAAAAGTTGAGAACAGAGGTATTGAAATTCAGTTGAGTCATTCAAATAATGTTGGAAGTGATTTCTATTACAGAATTTCTGCAAACTTTACATACGCAAGAAACAAAGTTATTTACATGGATGAAACTCCTTGGAGCACTTATGATGCTGCAGGAAATCTTGTAACTGACAGAAGTTATATGAATCAGACTGGCAGACCTATCGGTTCCGGACTTTACTATCATGTAATTGGCATGTTCAGAACTCAGGAAGATTTGGATAAATATCCTCATACTAAATCACAGAACCTTGGAGACTTTATTTTGCAAGATAAAGATGGTGATGGACAGATTACTTCCAATGACCGTTACAGAAGTCCTTATAACACAATCCCTCAGATTGTTTATGGTATTACATTTGAAGGCAAATGGAAAGATTTTGACTTTATGGTATTGCTTCAGGGACAAGGACGCGCCAGACTGGATTTGGGCGTCAACAATGACCCTGCTGTTGGTAACATCCTTAAGTCTGTTTATGAGGACTCTTACTCCTTGACAAACACTACGGCTTCCAAGCCAAAACTTCGCGCATCATACAGCGGAGATTATTATTTGAGAAAAGCTAATTTCATAAGATTAAAGAATGTTGAAGTTGGATATAATTTCCACGGAGATTTCTTTAGCAAGATTGGAATCAGCAATCTTAGATTCTACATAGGCGGTTATAACCTGCTTACTATTTCACCTCTTAAGGAGATTGACCCTGAGACTAACAGCACAGATTTGCAGGCTTATCCTCAGGTTAGGGTATTTAATACAGGTGTAAAGGTAACCTTCTAA